Proteins encoded by one window of Homoserinimonas aerilata:
- a CDS encoding FKBP-type peptidyl-prolyl cis-trans isomerase: MRKLPALLVVAALLPALAACSASPREEYPSGDASSVVTASGDFGAQPVVDMPTPVIAHETQVSVLIDGDGEVLSDGQPVLIEATILNGGTGEVLQQSGYAGERSGVLLTVGSNALPPVTEALKGVTVGSRIVVVGTAADTHGGQAVPDSGVAAEDSFVYVVDVLDAFLPKADGATRAGENGDPTVVLAPNGRPGITIPKADAPEDLVTSVLKQGDGDVVKDGDYAVLHYTGVTWADNKVFDSSWDRDQAAVMQLTAGSVVDGFHQGLVGQKVGSQVLLVIPPSLGYGDQASDTIPAGSTLVFVVDILGIAG; this comes from the coding sequence GTGCGCAAGCTTCCAGCGCTTCTCGTCGTGGCCGCCCTGCTGCCCGCTCTCGCGGCATGCTCGGCCTCTCCCCGGGAGGAGTACCCTTCGGGCGACGCCTCGTCGGTGGTGACCGCGTCGGGAGACTTCGGGGCGCAGCCGGTCGTCGACATGCCGACGCCTGTCATCGCTCATGAGACCCAGGTCTCCGTCCTCATCGACGGCGACGGCGAGGTCCTCAGCGACGGCCAGCCTGTTCTCATCGAGGCGACGATCCTCAACGGCGGAACCGGCGAGGTGCTGCAGCAGAGCGGCTACGCCGGCGAGAGGAGCGGCGTTCTGCTCACGGTCGGCTCGAATGCGCTGCCGCCTGTGACGGAGGCCCTCAAGGGTGTGACCGTGGGTTCGCGCATCGTCGTCGTCGGCACGGCCGCCGACACGCATGGCGGCCAGGCCGTCCCCGATTCCGGCGTTGCCGCCGAGGACTCCTTCGTCTACGTCGTCGATGTGCTCGATGCCTTCCTGCCCAAGGCGGATGGTGCGACGCGCGCAGGCGAGAACGGCGACCCGACGGTGGTGCTGGCCCCGAACGGGCGCCCCGGCATCACGATCCCCAAGGCCGACGCCCCCGAAGATCTGGTCACCTCAGTGCTCAAGCAGGGCGATGGCGATGTGGTCAAGGATGGCGACTACGCCGTGCTGCACTACACGGGTGTCACCTGGGCCGACAACAAGGTGTTCGACTCGAGTTGGGATCGCGACCAGGCCGCCGTCATGCAGCTGACCGCGGGCTCCGTCGTCGACGGCTTCCACCAGGGGCTTGTCGGCCAGAAGGTCGGCTCCCAGGTGCTCCTCGTGATCCCGCCGAGCCTCGGCTACGGCGACCAGGCGAGTGACACGATTCCTGCGGGCTCGACGCTCGTGTTCGTCGTCGACATCCTCGGCATCGCCGGTTAG
- a CDS encoding helix-turn-helix transcriptional regulator — MSAAKPRIPVEERLFSLVLALLATEAGLTKLEILSTVQGYRQRFSASGDNANLERQFERDKDDIRELGVPLETVDDPSDAGNNQNLRYRIPRGSYELPADVRFTADETTLLHLAAMVWREGSLSTESHRAMLKLRSLGLSPDEPVLGYAPRLRVRDSAFEPLSMALQKNVVVSFAYLKPGEADAGIRTVEPLALFQHEGRWHLFSRMPGTSTTKTYLLRRIVGTVTLSNRGFTPPPGDQAAIGMAELSEVWNAKSAIVEVVEGSDAATRLMKRRGTREEGPGRLLLHYADLNILADELAGFGPEVRAVEPPELREAVIGRLRQILADHGADGGANHG; from the coding sequence GTGTCGGCAGCGAAGCCCCGGATCCCGGTTGAGGAGCGCCTCTTCAGCCTGGTCCTCGCGCTGCTCGCCACCGAGGCAGGGCTGACGAAGCTCGAGATCCTGTCGACCGTGCAGGGGTACCGCCAGCGTTTCTCCGCATCCGGCGACAACGCCAATCTCGAGCGTCAGTTCGAGCGCGACAAAGACGACATCCGCGAACTCGGGGTGCCTCTCGAGACGGTCGACGACCCGTCCGACGCGGGCAACAATCAGAATCTGCGCTATCGCATCCCGCGCGGCAGTTACGAGCTTCCGGCGGATGTCCGCTTCACGGCCGACGAGACGACCCTGCTGCATCTTGCGGCGATGGTGTGGCGTGAGGGCTCGCTGTCGACGGAGTCGCATCGCGCGATGCTCAAGCTTCGCTCACTCGGGCTCAGTCCGGACGAGCCCGTGCTCGGTTATGCCCCCCGCCTGCGCGTGCGCGACAGCGCCTTCGAACCGCTCAGCATGGCGCTGCAGAAGAACGTCGTCGTCTCCTTCGCCTATCTGAAGCCGGGGGAGGCGGATGCGGGCATCCGCACGGTCGAACCGCTCGCCCTGTTCCAGCACGAGGGTCGTTGGCACCTGTTCTCGCGCATGCCCGGCACGTCGACGACGAAGACGTATCTGCTGCGGCGCATCGTCGGCACGGTCACCCTCAGCAATCGCGGATTCACCCCGCCGCCCGGTGATCAGGCTGCGATCGGCATGGCCGAACTGAGCGAGGTGTGGAACGCGAAGTCTGCGATCGTCGAGGTCGTAGAGGGTTCGGATGCGGCGACACGGCTGATGAAGCGGCGCGGCACCCGCGAGGAGGGCCCCGGCCGGCTCCTGCTGCACTACGCCGATCTCAACATCCTGGCTGACGAGCTGGCTGGTTTCGGCCCTGAGGTGCGCGCCGTCGAACCGCCGGAGCTGCGTGAGGCCGTGATCGGCCGGCTGCGGCAGATCCTTGCAGACCACGGAGCGGACGGGGGAGCGAACCATGGCTGA
- a CDS encoding helix-turn-helix transcriptional regulator: MAERRSKAVPAGEKLAFLLSLVPFLMDNDRISVADTARHFDMEPEQIREAVRLIAISGIPGETGTYQHGDLFDLAWDAFEEHDEIVLTQMVAIDDAPRFSAREAAALIAGLQYLSGLPENADRAAIATLMAKLSRGASATPSPMAVEGSESDATLALIRRSVDGGVQLEFDYLGLRGERQSRRVDPLRVESLDADWYLRGWCHLREAVRTFRIDRIIDPRVTDEPVTFHLRDIPLGDRLFEGSRDDVSVTLDVAPSALPLIADYVPEGSPVTESGGRMRMDITVPHFHGLKRLVSSRAGVVSVVGPPDARAAVAEWARAALVRYE; this comes from the coding sequence ATGGCTGAGCGCCGAAGCAAGGCCGTTCCCGCGGGGGAGAAGCTCGCGTTCCTACTGTCGCTGGTGCCGTTCCTCATGGACAACGACCGCATCAGCGTCGCCGACACCGCCCGCCATTTCGACATGGAGCCGGAGCAGATCCGCGAGGCCGTCAGGCTCATCGCCATCTCGGGCATCCCCGGCGAGACGGGCACCTACCAGCACGGTGATCTCTTCGACCTGGCCTGGGATGCCTTCGAGGAGCACGACGAGATCGTGCTCACCCAGATGGTCGCCATCGATGATGCGCCACGTTTCTCGGCACGCGAGGCCGCCGCACTCATCGCGGGGTTGCAGTATCTCTCCGGGCTGCCCGAGAACGCTGACCGGGCCGCCATCGCGACTCTCATGGCCAAGCTGTCGCGGGGCGCATCCGCCACTCCGAGTCCTATGGCCGTCGAGGGTTCGGAGTCGGATGCGACGCTGGCGCTGATCAGGCGGTCGGTCGACGGCGGCGTTCAACTCGAGTTCGACTACCTGGGCCTGCGCGGCGAGCGTCAGAGCCGCCGGGTGGATCCGCTGCGGGTGGAGTCACTCGACGCCGACTGGTATCTGCGCGGCTGGTGCCATCTGCGCGAGGCGGTGCGCACCTTCCGCATCGATCGCATCATCGATCCGCGTGTGACGGATGAGCCGGTGACGTTCCACCTGCGTGACATCCCGCTCGGCGACAGGCTGTTCGAGGGCTCGCGCGATGACGTGTCGGTGACGCTCGATGTGGCGCCGTCGGCCCTACCCCTGATCGCCGACTATGTCCCGGAGGGCTCGCCGGTCACCGAGTCGGGTGGCCGCATGCGCATGGACATCACCGTCCCGCATTTCCACGGCCTGAAGCGGCTGGTGTCGAGCCGTGCGGGTGTCGTGTCGGTGGTCGGCCCGCCGGATGCCCGTGCTGCCGTGGCCGAGTGGGCCCGTGCTGCGCTCGTCCGCTACGAGTGA
- a CDS encoding twin-arginine translocase TatA/TatE family subunit, with protein MPAHLGGWTGLILVIIVLVLFAAPKLPQITKSVAQSMNIFKKEIRGNSTDSSETPADEKTPADEKNQKN; from the coding sequence ATGCCTGCACATCTTGGTGGCTGGACCGGCCTGATCCTCGTGATCATCGTGCTGGTGCTCTTCGCCGCGCCCAAGCTTCCGCAGATAACCAAGAGCGTCGCCCAGTCGATGAACATCTTCAAGAAGGAGATCCGCGGCAACTCCACGGATTCGTCTGAGACCCCGGCTGACGAGAAGACTCCGGCCGACGAGAAGAACCAGAAGAACTGA
- the tatC gene encoding twin-arginine translocase subunit TatC, with product MAAPTRTPRDREGRMPLGQHLLELRKRLLIAGLAVILGAVGGYFTSEWVWAQLQQPLLQVAEEQGRTAEVAYTYITEAFDTLLQISFTVGFVISSPVWLYQLWAFFVPALHRKEKRYALGFVLAAFPLFLAGCFVGWLILPNMVELMIRFAASDTATLLQAKVYLDFALKLLLAVGLAFILPVFLVLLNFVGVLSAKQILKGWRIAILLISVFAALATPAADVVSMMLLIGSMGVLYFAAAGVAWLHDRAVRRRDKALDEEYGTASA from the coding sequence GTGGCTGCGCCAACACGCACGCCGCGAGACCGCGAGGGTCGGATGCCCCTCGGCCAGCACCTGCTAGAACTCCGCAAGCGGCTTCTCATCGCCGGCCTCGCGGTCATCCTGGGTGCTGTCGGCGGCTATTTCACCTCCGAGTGGGTGTGGGCCCAGCTTCAGCAGCCGCTTCTGCAGGTCGCCGAGGAGCAGGGCCGAACCGCCGAGGTCGCCTACACCTATATCACCGAGGCATTCGACACCCTCCTGCAGATCTCGTTCACCGTGGGTTTCGTCATCTCGAGCCCCGTCTGGCTCTACCAGCTGTGGGCATTCTTCGTTCCCGCGCTGCACCGCAAGGAGAAGCGCTACGCCCTCGGCTTCGTACTCGCGGCGTTCCCCCTGTTCCTCGCGGGCTGCTTCGTCGGCTGGCTGATCCTCCCGAACATGGTCGAACTGATGATCCGCTTCGCGGCATCCGATACCGCGACCCTTCTGCAGGCGAAGGTATACCTCGATTTCGCGCTCAAGCTGCTCCTCGCAGTGGGTCTGGCGTTCATCCTGCCGGTGTTCCTGGTGCTGCTGAACTTCGTGGGCGTGCTCAGCGCGAAGCAGATCCTGAAGGGCTGGCGCATCGCCATCCTTCTCATCAGCGTGTTCGCGGCGTTGGCGACACCGGCGGCCGATGTCGTGTCGATGATGCTGCTGATCGGCTCCATGGGCGTCCTCTACTTCGCTGCGGCCGGCGTGGCCTGGCTGCACGACCGGGCCGTGCGCAGGCGCGACAAAGCCCTCGACGAGGAATACGGGACAGCATCCGCATGA